The genomic region TTTGCACAGAATGCCGGCGTATCCATCTACGAGAAGAAGGTGATATATTTCCCTATATTGTTGCGCTTGaattaaaaacatacatgtattataatgtgaTCTAGATCTAccaagaaattaaataaaaacagttaaaCAACTTGAGGTCATTTTCTTATATGATTCCCTTTTATCACCAACAATATTTGATCgttgtttaaaacttaaaaataaaaaaaaacaccaaaatgtACATCCATTTTTCATTGAGATTGGTTTGATGAGCCTACAATTTTTGTCCGTCAATGCAGTCTATTATTATATTgctcctatcaaaatggcaatcCTAAATCTCTAATTGATCATGCTTTTAGAAGACATTTCATAGCAAGGAATCGAGAGTATCCTCGATTAGCTATATTTTATCAAACACATAAATGTGAGCCGTCCATATTTACCAACCATATGAATTCTGTGTCAACTCGACTGTTTAAATATGTAGATTGTCATTATACATACGCCTTGTGACTAACGATGTCCTTTTCCGTTTTGAGGATCAATGATATCATATATTAGAACGACTGCTGTCACACGCTTTCTATCTTACACCTGCGTTCAAATTCCTTTCGTTTAAATCATCAAACGCCTTGTAATCCAATCGGTTTAAATGTGGGCATGTCGGTGACCGCCATTATGTCTTGATGACGATTCTGATTGGTCGAGCCGGCTAGGCGAAAGATTATGCGTTTGTCAATCTCGCCAAAGTGACTGCAAACACGTGGCGTATATGGCAGAAAAATGTATGGGAAAACTCCGCCCATCTTGCGCATTTGGAAGGTAAAAATAAATGCCTAGATTActttgtaaacatttacaaagATAAAATTGAGAGCTGACAATAGCGGAGTGTACTAGCCAATTCACTGGTTATCTCTTCATCGAAATAGGTTTTGAAATACCGCAATGTGGGCGCTACAAGGCTTTAAGTGAGGGATTTGATTTACTTAGTTGCGACATTTTAACGGATCGATTAAAACATATGCGACAGTCGCGTGGGAAAATACCTCAAGTGGCAAAGAGAAATGATTTGCAGTTTAGCCGCTATACACCTGTACACTGGCAATTGTTGAGCGGTAAAAGGGACTTACATAAAGAGCTTTAATCGAAATAGAGGTGTTAGTTGTGTCAAAACAATCTTGATCTTTGATCATGATTTATCGAGGCAGTTCCAtgttgtattaatattttaaaatcctGCTTGATCCTTGTGCATGACTCACAGCGTAAGTGTCATGGCGCAATAAGtttgctttaaaacaaacaagttgAGATTTCACATCCCCCTTGCATTTCAAATTGAATCGTTTTTTGGCTTTCccgtttttctttaattactgcCTTTATTAGAATTTCCGGTTTCATTTTCGGCAGTTATGTCAAGTAATGCAAGCAAAAGAACCAACACACATATATttgcattatattatataaatcacCACTGTGTTAATAATCAGCATACAAAAGAAAGTAGTCATGAACTCAGGTAGTCTATTggcttaaatattttcaagtaagctcgattgcatcgaaagaataaggcttattgaaacaacCTCCGTCTCTGGGTGGAACCAGTACTCAGGTCTCGAGTCCGTCTCTGGGTGGAACCAGTACTCAGGTCTCGAGTCCGTCTCTGGGTGGAAGCAGTACTCAGGTCTCGAGTCCGTCTCTGGGTGGAAGCAGTACTCAGGTCTCGAGTCCGTCTCTGGGTGGAAGCAGTACTCAGGTCTCGAGTCCGTCTCTGGGTGGAAGCAGTACTCAGGTCTCGAGTCCGTCTCTGGGTGGAAGCAGTACTCAGGTCTCGAGTCCGTCTCTGGGTGGAAGCAGTACTCAGGTCTCGAGTCCGTCTCTGGGTGGAAGCAGTACTCAGGTCTCGAGTCCGTCTCTGGGTGGAAGCAGTACTCAGGTCTCGAGTCCGTCTCTGGGTGGAAGCAGTACTCAGGTCTCGAGTCCGTCTCTGGGTGGAAGCAGTACTCAGGTCTCGAGTCCGTCTCTGGGTGGAACCAGTACTCAGGTGTCGAGTCCGTCTCTGGGTGGAACCAGTACTCAGGTCTCGAGTCCGTCTCTGGGTGGAAGCAGTACTCAGGTGTCGAGTCCGTCTCTGGGTGGAAGCAGTACTCAGGTGTCGAGTCCGTCTCTGGGTGGAAGCAGTACTCAGGTCTCGAGTCCGTCTCTGGGTGGAAGCAGTACTCAGGTCTCGAGTCCGTCTCTGGGTGGAAGCAGTACTCAGGTCTCGAGTCCGTCTCTGGGTGGAAGCAGTACTCAGGTGTCGAGTCCGTCTCTGGGTGGAAGCAGTACTCAGGTGTCGAGTCCGTCTCTGGGTGGAAGCAGTACTCAGGTCTCGAGTCCGTCTCTGGGTGGAAGCAGTACTCAGGTCTCGAGTCCGTCTCTGGGTGGAAGCAGTACTCAGGTCTCGAGTCCGTCTCTGGGTGGAAGCAGTACTCAGGTGTCGAGTCCGTCTCTGGGTGGAAGCAGTACTCAGGTCTCGAGTCCGTCTCTGGGTGGAAGCAGTACTCAGGTCTCGAGTCCGTCTCTGGGTGGAACCAGTACTCAGGTCTCGAGTCCGTCTCTGGGTGGAAGCAGTACTCAGGTCTCGAGTCCGTCTCTGGGTGGAAGCAGTACTCAGGTCTCGAGTCCGTCTCTGGGTGGAAGCAGTACTCAGGTGTCGAGTCCGTCTCTGGGTGGAAGCAGTACTCAGGTCTCGAGTCCGTCTCTGGGTGGAAGCAGTACTCAGGTGTCGAGTCCGTCTCTGGGTGGAACCAGTACTCAGGTCTCGAGTCCGTCTCTGGGTGGAAGCAGTACTCAGGTCTCGAGTCCGTCTCTGGGTGGAAGCAGTACTCAGGTCTCGAGTCCGTCTCTGGGTGGAAGCAGTACTCAGGTCTCGAGTCCGTCTCTGGGTGGAAGCAGTACTCAGGTCTCGAGTCCGTCTCTGGGTGGAAGCAGTACTCAGGTCTCGAGTCCGTCTCTGGGTGGAAGCAGTACTCAGGTCTCGAGTCCGTCTCTGGGTGGAAGCAGTACTCAGGTCTCGAGTCCGTCTCTGGGTGGAAGCAGTACTCAGGTCTCGAGTCCGTCTCTGGGTGGAAGCAGTACTCAGGTCTCGAGTCCGTCTCTGGGTGGAAGCAGTACTCAGGTCTCGAGTCCGTCTCTGGGTGGAAGCAGTACTCAggtgtttaaagcgggtatatacgattttttatatgtgtttaattgttatatattgataaaatatgttacattaacacaaaataggcaagaaaaattatacattaaagccgaatttcataaaatgcagcacagacaaataagcgccccgagctgattgtgacgtacatattttcctacaataaccgaagcattcgtctttgtattaggattggagttagtgttcgtgtgtcgtatgaatagatatcgttgcaggaactcaaataaaccgttaaactaagtttagattcacatcgtacatgtatggtatacatgctggcgaattcggctgtacagccgttttcaatttcagaattaaatatctggcttatttcgcatttttcgacacatgttcttcttaacttttattttaatttatattgaaatatatatataataagtgtaTTACACATtctatataaattcataaatatttgacataatcgtatatacccgctttaataggAAGACAGTAGCGAACGCTCCCAACTTGTGGATCGAACAGCGAACACATTATCCATTACGCTAAGGCGACTATATATATATTCCTTTTGTTTATGTCTGCattctttagaaaaaaatatcaagATCTCTCAATCGTCATTTCAAATTTTTAATGGCGTAGTCTTTGATTTGAAGAACGTGTAACGAATTAGCACGATACTAAACATGTGTAAAAATAAGATTTATCAGATGTGTCGCATAACTGAACACGAATCAATTAATTCttctttttttgtcaaagtatttcCAAAAGTGCTGTCATGGAAGTCCTGTCATGTTTAAGTGGATAGGTAAAGTGATTATATACATTTTAACCTGAAAGAATAGAAGAATACTGCAAAAGTCTTAAATAAACCATACTCTGAATGTAACTTAATTCTTAATTGTTTAGTTAAAATGGGTCTCTCGCACTGTCAAACCTTACAAAGATTACGATATAGACGACCAGCATCGGTGGCCAGGAGGTCCAGGTTTTCATTTCAAGCGTAGATGCAATCCCTGTGAAAATCATGATTAAAagcatattaaaaatataatttcaaactgAAAATCTGTCAATGTCATTCTCTGCATCTACtgaaagggaccgtcaaccacgaatgacgaaaaaagaaaagttctaaaataccgtattttttacaattattagtttatattgatttaaatatcacgactggtatattacattacttgaaaaaaagttcatattttcagtatattcgggaATACAAATTTGCggtgtgaaatcgaaagtacatcgcgaaaatgggtgacataatgatatacacactataaataacgcaagtagattgataattttatatatataatataaacaattcactgcGCATGCAcgatttgcattcctgggtttacatcgtgacgatgatgatcacttgcgttatttatagtttacTGGTAAATACCTGGTTCCTGTAcccaataaaatatattaccgaatatactgaaaatatgtcaACTTAACAATTTGTTTCAAGTattgttatataccagtcgtgttattttaatcaatataaacttgtaattgttaaaaaaatacggtatttaagaacttttcttttttcgtcattcgtggttgacggtccctttaaacgtTATTATCTAATAGATAATATAACGATAAGAATTTGATTCCGGTGACGGTGAAAACGAGGAATTCTCACCACTAGACCACACCGGATTACGTTTTAACTTATATTTATCAAAGGTGTGTTTATTCTTGTATTGTGCCACTGCGCTCAAGTACAGATATCACTGCCAACCAACTGAAATcagatttaaaaatattgttatgtaaTGCAAGtatatttacccatttatgccctagcgtctagaaaaaaaatgacttggcaaacaacgcagacccagatgagacgccgcgtaatgcggcgtctcatctgggtctgcgctgtttgcttacaggaattttgcaagaaatattctaaatatagaaataagtatactagaaatccctaatgttggaaataaaatgatccaatttactaaatattttgaaggatgggagagtccaataggcatactTGGGTTAAGAGGAAAAGCAATTGTTATTATGTT from Dreissena polymorpha isolate Duluth1 chromosome 5, UMN_Dpol_1.0, whole genome shotgun sequence harbors:
- the LOC127831087 gene encoding uncharacterized protein LOC127831087 is translated as MWALQGFKIRLIETTSVSGWNQYSGLESVSGWNQYSGLESVSGWKQYSGLESVSGWKQYSGLESVSGWKQYSGLESVSGWKQYSGLESVSGWKQYSGLESVSGWKQYSGLESVSGWKQYSGLESVSGWKQYSGLESVSGWKQYSGLESVSGWKQYSGLESVSGWNQYSGVESVSGWNQYSGLESVSGWKQYSGVESVSGWKQYSGVESVSGWKQYSGLESVSGWKQYSGLESVSGWKQYSGLESVSGWKQYSGVESVSGWKQYSGVESVSGWKQYSGLESVSGWKQYSGLESVSGWKQYSGLESVSGWKQYSGVESVSGWKQYSGLESVSGWKQYSGLESVSGWNQYSGLESVSGWKQYSGLESVSGWKQYSGLESVSGWKQYSGVESVSGWKQYSGLESVSGWKQYSGVESVSGWNQYSGLESVSGWKQYSGLESVSGWKQYSGLESVSGWKQYSGLESVSGWKQYSGLESVSGWKQYSGLESVSGWKQYSGLESVSGWKQYSGLESVSGWKQYSGLESVSGWKQYSGLESVSGWKQYSGLESVSGWKQYSGV